The genomic region GGCCTTGCTGCAGGAAGCAGTGGCCGAATCCAAAGAAAAGCCCACGTTACATGCTTTTTATTCTATCAAGCTGGCTCGCCTGCTGCTGAAACTGGGCAGGAACCCCAGCAGAGCCCGCAGAGTTTTACAGGAGGCGCTAGAGATTAGCCCGGTAAGATATTTAGCAAACACCCACAAATGGTTCAGCCATTAACACCATGACCAGACTGATTTCATGAtatggcgtatgtatgacacgccaatttgTATGCTGTTATTGGTGTGTTATCGAGACTTATAGtcgctttttagcgtgtatatcAACAGCATTTGGCTTCCATTGAgttacattaccttgcgattGCATGTGAATTTATGCCGTAGCGAGTAATATGAAAGGGCGAAAACCCGCACAAGGAtgttggtcggggtggtggatgggtaaaacacaggacttgcacccaggagaccggggattgtgTCCCACGTGTTTTCCTAAAGCTAAACTGTtgctttctatttttattgaactcaaTCATAGCTTTCTTCTCGCTATAACACGTTTTTCTTGCAATAACACGGCAAGTGGCGTGTATGTCTGctgtatacagcgtagacatacgCGCGAATAGCTCAAAATGCGCACAGATAACACGCCACATATTTACGTGTTATGATGCCATGTTGACATGACAGGCTTTTGACCAGTCTCCTCTTTATCCTGAAAAGATTAAGGAATGTCGATGTAGTTCTGCTCCTGTTTCTATGACACAATTTGCGTGTCAACCAGTCCaccaatttatttattttttaaaggtcctacgacatggtgctctttggatgcttttatatagaccttagtggtcccctatttcTGTATTCGTTGTCTGTTTCCCAAAAttaagccttggtgcagaattacagccaccagagccagtcccacaaggagctttccttaggatgtgctaTTTCTGAGTCTgcagcttttgaggaggagattCCAGAtcgagctttcattttctcagaggcagagcaggatacccaggtctcggtttacacctactaccatttctagccactgggggaccataggcaggctgggggaactcatattaatgttaaaacacctcataaagggaaattttatgccatgggacctttaagaattTCTATGTTGAGGCAGCTTAAGCTTATACACAAAGCtgtctgataaatgaatatgtCTTAACTGGGATAATGTAAAAAATGCCATTTCCATATGATTGTGAAGAGTACTTTGTGTGGTACCAGCAAATGAGTACCTTAATGTTGTACcttttttaagaaacaaaaagcaaaagtgttgtacttaagtaactggttttttttaatcgcctccatcctcctctccaATGTGCCCTCCCTCAGGATAACGATAAGCTGCACCTGAATCTGTTGGAGCTGGAGGTTTCGGGGGACCCCTGGGCCTCAGCTGAGGCGGTGCAGGAGTGTGTGACGCGAGCCCTGGCAGCTCCCCTCGCCCCACACACCAAGATCCTCTTCTCACAGAGAGGGCTGCAGTTCGCAGAGGACTACAGCAACTCTATCCAGAGGTCAAAGTTCAACATAAGTCTTCTGTAAACCCTGTTGCTACCACAAACCCTTTGTCTTCTTTGACCTGAATATAGTTCCTTATTGTCTCTTTGTCTTCTGCAGTGTGCTGTCTGTCTATGAAGAGCACCAGAAACTGCTGAAGGAGCTGGGTGGAACgaagagagaagcagagaacgGGTAAGTTGATCAagttcaaaacatttttctggCAGTGGGAAACTCTGGTTCGGgaacaaattgtatttttttgttgttgttgctgcgtGAATAACATGAGCAGAGATGATTTGTTTTTAGGGATGAGGACCCAGAGAAGATGAGCAAAAGTGAGGACGGCTCTGCTGTTGTCGTGTCTGCATCAGTCCCACCTACCATGCCACATGTCCCCATCACCACACCCCCTCCCTCTGTGATGGGCGCCGACGCAAACTCACAGACTGGCTATGGGGCATATAGCAACTGGTATCAGGTAGGATTGTAAAAANNNNNNNNNNAAAAATATAGAAGAtgcttgttgtaaaacaaaaacaacctatTTCTGTAAATGAACAAATGTGGCTTGACTCCCTTAAAAGTTTATTTGCGTAGAGGGCTTAACTGAGATGCAGGAAAACAGCCCATAAAATGGTTTAATTAGATGTAAACCGAATATCGCCGTAGGCTATAGTTTGAGATGTTCTGTGTATGTTACAGCCGGTTTGTTGTTATTCTTTTTCAGCAACCGCAGTACGCCGGCTACGGCTACCAGAACACATGGAACTACAACCAAGGCTACTATCCTCCCAGCTAAAGGGGGCGACAGTGACACCAAGAAGCCACCGGAAGTGGTTTGATCCAGAATGACTCCTTAGgtcaacaaaaaaactcaacatcCCAGTCCTGCTGGTCCACCTGCTAAAATAATATCCTAGCATCCTTTCCTGTCCGTCCTTCCTCTGAGTAACCTCACTGTCCTGGATTTGATTAAATAAGGGGCAGGAGTTCTCTTTTTAGCATTTCGTGTCATGTCAGTGTTCTGAGGGACAGGTGGAAATATGAAAGAAAACTGACGCTCCCATTCTCGGTACATCAGTGTCTCTCCATTTTAATCagaaatatttttgtatttgtttgcaaGCCCAGTCCCTTTGCTCCTGTTTTAAAGTCATCTAGTCTATCCAACTTTACAGGTGAAATGATTGACATTTTGTACCATTCCAGCGAATGCtatgtttttttctaatgtATATAAAGGTGTTTTATAGTGTGTCACAACAGAACggtttgtgttgtgtctgtatGCGTAAGTACTTCCATAATGAGGGTGAAAATTCACCGTCACACTAATTACTTAGTTTGATCGCATAGCCAGCAAGTTTCAGAGGCTGAAATCTTCCCCTCAACAATCTGAAAAAATAAGGAATAGACTCCACATTCCTTTTTATATTAAATCTTTTGAAGTCCTTTATGGTACTACAGTACCAGCTGAAAGAAAAAGTCCATAAGTTACCTGACGTGTAAGTGAACACCACAGCCTCTGAAATCCGCTGGCTGGATACACCAATAGGTCTAGTGATGGTGATCATATTCAATAggcagacattttgatttgtcataGCAGATAAACTTGTGTTTGTCACAGAGTTCAAGTTCACTTGTTTTTAAAAGCAGCAGGCAGGCTTAAGTCCTTGTTAGTATTTGGCATATTGCAAATTTACACCAGTTCACATAACTTTGGGACAAGTCAATTATAAGAATTCAGTTTAATACGTTGCAAAACATTACAACCTTGTTAAATGTGCACTTATCTGTAGTGATTAAATCTGTTCAAGGATGAGAATGCTGATATTCTAGTTTTCTTACTGTCAAGAAATCCCACACAAAGGCTACAAGTGTTTCTAACTTCCCTACTGTGGCACTTAACCCTAAACCCATTTTTTCCCTACCAAAGACTTGAATCTGTAACAATGAGTCACAAATATACAGTTTAATTTTTGTAAAAAGGCTcaatttcctaaaacagctaGACTTTGTAAATGCAAACATTACTCAAATAGGAGTTAATAGTGCATTTGGGGACTATTTTAAGCCACAGCTTTGGTGCTCTAGTGAGTGTTTACATCATCGTGGTAACAAAGGTAATCCTGTCACCCACTGCGACAGTTTGGCTCACTGAATATGACACATCAGGCTTTGGCTATACAAACCAAATCAATATGTTGATAGAATTGTTAGAAaatccagtccaccaccatagtTCTGAGCTTTATTTTAACTAGATTCTTGGTGATTATGCAGACATATTTGTCAATATATTTCAACTTATAAAAAAACTGGCAAAGTAGAATGTCACAAAATCAGGAAGATTGTGGGGATTCAATTTAAGGCCCTTTGAGAGCCAATCGAGTACATCTTGTATGGTTCTTTGTTAAGGTCTGgttaaaattgaatttgtattaatgtgttgTTGAGAACACGGAGCAGTATCCATCAGAAGCCAGCTATCTTCACTTTCTTCCTGAATAAGTAAAAGCCAGTCTATATCAAGTGCAATCAATCAGTTAGCTGAAAAGAGTTTTTCACTCTCCCTTCCTAAACTTCTTAAAAGTAGCTACACACAATCTGATCACAGCCTCGCGCTACATCTCTCTGCTTTAGTTCAGTTAGCTGGCTTTCTGAGAGATATTAAAAAGGTGGTGGCTCTGTTCCCAGTTCAATCTGTTTCTGGTGCCTCTTGTGTTGATGTAGTGGAAGTGGTGAGGTAGGCTCACAGAGCAGATCCTCCGTCCTGATCTCACTTTTTGATAACAACCAGCACAGCTGAAGGCACCAAACCTAAAAAGACAGAATGGAAAGCCACAAAAAAAGTTGGATACATTCCATAATAGAAGCAAACTTGTGTGATGAGCTGCTGAATGCAGTTTTACACCCATGCAGAAGCCAAACCACAGAGAATTTGTTAAATTATGCATATTACACTAAATGTACTCTATATTCATATGCAGTGCTCACCCAGTTCTTTGAGGGGCTTCTCCATGTCCAGTTCGGTGTAGACGTGACGGGGGTAGGGCGAGAGCAGCGTGAAGTCCTGACCCTCAGGTGTGTTGCCATTCACCTGCACGTACACGCGCACTGCCGCCAGGGGCTCCTGGGCCTTGAAGACCGCCGTGATGGTCGAGCCGTCCAGCAGACGTACCTTTACCGCAAAGAAGCAGAAGACCACAGGAGCAGCAGGCAAAGGAGGAGGCGAGTGTATCATTAAATTCAAACTTGATGGATCATGaatatctgttttgtttttaaatgtatagaTTTAAATCTGTTCNNNNNNNNNNCACTCATGTGTGCTCTGTGCTTAAGTGGTGTGAAGCACAGCATGTAGGTGTATGAGTAACTGAAGCCTGTACCTGTATCCTGGACTCATCGTACTCCTTCTTAGTGGGTGGAGGGCCGTGACTGGTGGGTGACGAGGGGCTGGGTGGGGCAGGTTGGGACGTTGCCGCCGAGCTTGGGGGTGCACCCCctccaaactaaaaaaaaaaaaaagattatattaTTGGTTCCGACAGAAGTGGTAAGAAAATGAAGTGAACCGGAAAAAAATTGATAAGTAACTACATGAACAATGATTGGGTTACCTTTtgtgctctctcctctctgtctcgtGCAATCTTATCTTTAACCCTTTGCCTGACAGGAAGAAAGACAAGCAACACAATGACAGACATGAAAAACGTACAGGAGTTCACAGTCAAACTACTTTTCTGACTTTGACAGTTGTAGTGTGTTGTAGTGTAGGATCACCACAGTTTGATGCCAACTTCAACTTAAAAAGGTAACGTGTCTGTTCGATCGCACATGAATATGAATTTGTCACTTATTTCTGGTCTTAGCTTTTGAGTTTATTATCTTGTATTTGGCTGTGGCATTCCCTCCTAAACTTTCCCCAATTCCATTATTTCCACCCACTGTTTATTTCATGAATAAACAGGATGGCCTTCCATTTTTGTTAtaaaatggaattcagccactGTTAATTCCCATTTTTATACTGTCAACTATTTTTTGAGCAATTCATACATCATAATGACGAGATAAAATTGCATTtagtaatttattttgtaaaactttcCCTTTTCTTTAATGGGAGTCAAGTAAACATTTTTGGGGGAAAGGAAAATATGGAGTGAAAACCTCTTTGGATGTTTAGGTACTTTTATTACTTCATTCCTGGTCAAACATGACAATTTGGTCCATAAAACGTACTGTTACTTTGCTTGATATCAGACAGAATTGTCAACTCGTAACACTCCATCTTCTGTCAGCTCGTGGAGTGGGCAGATTCAAAGGTCTGAACCAGGCAAACTATTACTACTACCACCCAGAGCAAATAATCACTGACATCATTATGTGAATAAATGAGTAATAATAAATACTTTACCTTGCCATTTTGTCCTCCATCTTCTCTTTTCTGCGCTGATCGGCGAGTTTTTTCATATCATCATCCTGCAGCTTTTGACGAATCTGCTGCAGCTCTTGGCCATGTTTCCTTCGCTGCTTCTCCCGCTCCAACTCTTCTGCCCGCTCTCGCTCTCGTCTCTCTGCCTGCTTCACCCGCATCAGCTCTTCTAGCctgaaaaacagacacacaggcatTTGCCTCTCTTACACATTGAAGATGTTCAATCTCTCTAACAGGACGAGGAATGAATGAACAGAATATTGAATATTTCCAAATTATGTTTGGCTTCTAAACTAATGGTCACAGATTACATTTTCAGTGATATATACGTTTAGTAAAGTAACACGGTTAATTAAGGAGAAGAAGCTGTGAGATGGACAGACAGTATTGCATGGATTGTGTCAAGCACGTGCAATCTGACCTTTTAACTTGTTCAAGTTTCTCCTCCTCTGACATTGGAATCTTTGCACTCTCCTCATTTTCATTGTAGCTGctgtctccacctgctgtcCCTGAAGCCAAAAAAATGCACATGAGTAAGTGaaagaggtaaaaagagaggaagagatatGTATCGTGTGTTATGGAAATGTCTTCCTGCCAACCACAATTCAAAGCAAAAAGTCCATGCTGATATAACAGGTTTACCTAACATACACATCTAACACCACAAACCTTAAACCCTTAGTGTGGACAATGAAAATCTCCACAACAAAACACTAACCGGGAGACAAACAAAGTGTACCGACCACTTCAACCACCTTGGTGGAGGTGATGGCAATGAGAAGAGAAAGCTaaaactgaagaagaaaaacaatacacagagagaaagagacagagagactaaCCAACATATATCACATCATGTTCAGTATAAATTAA from Etheostoma spectabile isolate EspeVRDwgs_2016 chromosome 10, UIUC_Espe_1.0, whole genome shotgun sequence harbors:
- the ubxn1 gene encoding UBX domain-containing protein 1 — encoded protein: MAELTTLESLLEMGFDRNRAEKAVAHTGNQGIEQAMDWLMEHENDPDIDEPYVPPVGNVLGGEADSQSTTEQPSLADTAEGTAGGDSSYNENEESAKIPMSEEEKLEQVKRLEELMRVKQAERRERERAEELEREKQRRKHGQELQQIRQKLQDDDMKKLADQRRKEKMEDKMARQRVKDKIARDREERAQKFGGGAPPSSAATSQPAPPSPSSPTSHGPPPTKKEYDESRIQVRLLDGSTITAVFKAQEPLAAVRVYVQVNGNTPEGQDFTLLSPYPRHVYTELDMEKPLKELGLVPSAVLVVIKK